In the genome of Triticum urartu cultivar G1812 chromosome 5, Tu2.1, whole genome shotgun sequence, one region contains:
- the LOC125555754 gene encoding probable glycerol-3-phosphate acyltransferase 3, which produces MAGAHKFIFPNFLSLFFHGGCGAALPPPHPSDVLVHKRAPPSARLTDATALVVDVDGGLLLSSGSLFPYFMLVAIEAGGLLRGLLLLLLYPFIACIGGDVAIRAMAFVAFCGLRATRFRAGRAVLPRWLLEDVGLEAFDAVRRRWSSGAAGRRAAVVWASRMPRVMVEPFLKDYLEADVADVVAAREMKVLWGLYTGLMEEGGGEAASEARKKIMEGAFGDDVVGFSGGSMEFLCNNTLSSSCKEVYVVSAEEKSKWRPLPRDEYPRPLVFHDGRLAFLPTPLATVAMLVWLPLGAALAVARIAVAMTLPYKYATPILAATGQSWRLRGSLPPPPSSRGQLYVCNHRTLIDPVYVSIALDRPVRAVSYSLSRLSELISPIGRTVHLARDRAHDGAAMARLLAGGAHVVVCPEGTTCREPYLLRFSPLFAELSGDGVVPVALAVETAMFHGTTAGGWKSMDALYYLANPRMCYTVEFLGRVDTSPVRDGGAASTDVANRVQRLMAASLGYECTMLTRKDKYLMLAGNDGVVRAKGAACQWP; this is translated from the coding sequence ATGGCGGGAGCCCACAAGTTCATCTTCCCCAACTTCCTCTCGCTCTTCTTCCATGGTGGCTGTGGGGCCGCATTGCCACCACCGCACCCCTCTGACGTCCTTGTCCACAAGCGGGCGCCACCCTCGGCTCGGCTCACCGACGCAACCGCGCTGGTCGTCGACGTCGACGGCGGCTTGCTCCTCTCCTCGGGCTCCCTCTTCCCCTACTTCATGCTGGTCGCCATCGAGGCCGGCGGCTTGCTCAGgggcctcctcctgctcctcctctACCCTTTCATCGCCTGCATCGGCGGCGACGTGGCCATCAGGGCTATGGCCTTCGTCGCCTTCTGCGGGCTCCGCGCCACGAGGTTCCGCGCTGGCCGCGCCGTGTTGCCGCGGTGGCTCCTGGAGGACGTCGGTCTCGAGGCGTTCGACGCCGTGCGGCGGCGGTGGTCCTCTGGCGCTGCCGGTAGGAGGGCGGCGGTGGTGTGGGCCAGCAGGATGCCGAGGGTGATGGTGGAGCCGTTCTTGAAAGATTACCTGGAGGCCGACGTGGCCGATGTCGTCGCGGCGAGGGAGATGAAGGTGCTGTGGGGGCTCTATACCGGCCTCATGGAGGAagggggcggcgaggcggcgtcCGAGGCAAGGAAGAAGATCATGGAGGGCGCCTTCGGCGATGATGTCGTGGGCTTCTCCGGAGGATCCATGGAATTTCTTTGCAACAACACTCTGTCTTCCTCGTGCAAGGAGGTGTACGTGGTGAGCGCCGAGGAGAAGAGCAAGTGGCGGCCATTGCCGCGGGACGAGTACCCGAGGCCGCTCGTCTTCCACGACGGCCGCCTCGCCTTCCTTCCGACGCCGCTCGCTACCGTCGCCATGCTCGTGTGGCTCCCATTGGGCGCCGCTCTCGCCGTGGCCCGCATCGCCGTCGCGATGACGCTCCCATACAAGTACGCCACGCCGATCCTCGCCGCCACAGGCCAGTCGTGGCGCCTCCGCGgctcgctgccgccgccgccgtcgtcgcgCGGGCAGCTCTACGTGTGCAACCACCGGACGCTCATCGACCCCGTGTACGTGTCCATCGCGCTGGACCGCCCCGTGCGCGCCGTGTCCTACAGCCTGAGCCGGCTCTCGGAGCTCATCTCCCCCATCGGCCGCACCGTGCACCTCGCCAGGGACCGCGCCCACGACGGCGCCGCCATGGCGCGCCTCCTGGCCGGGGGAGCGCACGTCGTGGTCTGCCCCGAGGGCACCACCTGCCGCGAGCCGTACCTGCTCCGCTTCAGCCCGCTGTTCGCCGAGCTCAGCGGCGACGGCGTCGTGCCCGTGGCGCTCGCCGTCGAGACGGCCATGTTCCATGGCACCACGGCAGGCGGCTGGAAGTCCATGGACGCGCTCTACTACCTGGCCAACCCAAGGATGTGCTACACCGTGGAGTTCCTCGGCAGGGTCGACACGTCGCCCGTCAGGGACGGCGGCGCCGCGAGCACGGACGTGGCCAACCGCGTGCAGCGGCTGATGGCGGCGTCGCTCGGGTACGAGTGCACCATGCTCACCAGGAAGGACAAGTATCTCATGCTCGCCGGCAACGACGGCGTGGTGCGCGCAAAGGGGGCAGCGTGCCAGTGGCCGTGA
- the LOC125508132 gene encoding uncharacterized protein LOC125508132 isoform X1 translates to MEATAASTRPLFLLAPSPPLVSTVRLALGVGRRRFVAAGARKKRGRQDGEAGEERVDAHSFNPKAGEVTGPFPEAVLLRKKKVKEDGEALPEFADTEEGDSHFALSWSFLCLMPIRDLSNPTKFTEKLYELLNIQLESGLNLQRMRHYEVVYLIHEDRVEEVEDVVSKVQDFIREKKGRIWRVNNWGLRRLAYKIKKATHANYILMNFEIQAQSINEFKTLLDKDERIIRHLVMKRDEAITEDCPPPPEFHAMRSQQLDDEYIDEEYGRVDDGDDEAELESSGNVDDDVEDGDEPEIILVDEVDDDNAEDLRRRNRKVKLEKYTVEKVLR, encoded by the exons ATGGAGGCCACCGCCGCGTCGACGCGGCCTCTCTTCCTCCTGGCGCCTTCGCCGCCGCTGGTCAGCACGGTGCGGCTCGCCCTTGGCGTGGGGAGGCGCCGGTTCGTGGCCGCGGGGGCCAGGAAGAAGAGGGGGCGGCAGGACGGGGAGGCGGGGGAGGAGAGGGTGGACGCGCACAGCTTCAACCCCAAGGCCGGCGAGGTCACCGGGCCGTTCCCCGAGGCCGTGCTTCTCAGAAAG AAAAAGGTGAAAGAGGACGGTGAAGCTTTGCCAGAATTCGCGGACACCGAAGAAGGTGATAGTCATTTTGCACTCAGTTGGTCCTTCTTGTGCTTGATGCCAATACGCGATCTGTCTAACCCAACTAAATTTACAGAAAAGCTATACGAGCTTCTTAACATTCAGCTAGAGAGTGGTTTAAATCTGCAAAGAA TGCGACACTATGAAGTTGTTTACCTCATTCACGAGGACCGCGTGGAAGAAGTTGAAGACGTTGTATCAAAAGTACAAG ACTTTATCAGAGAGAAGAAAGGAAGGATTTGGAGGGTGAACAACTGGGGACTGCGCAGACTTGCTTACAAGATAAAGAAAGCAACACATGCCAACTACATCCTAATGAACTTTGAGATACAGGCACAATCCATAAACGAGTTCAAGACTCTGCTAGATAAGGATGAAAGAATCATTAGACACCTTGTGATGAAACGAGATGAGGCGATTACTGAAGATTGCCCTCCTCCACCAGAGTTCCATGCTATGCGATCTCAACAGTTGGATGACGAGTATATTGATGAGGAATATGGGAGGGTGGACGATGGGGATGATGAGGCTGAACTAGAGTCTTCTGGCAATGTTGACGATGACGTTGAAGATGGCGATGAACCTGAAATCATTCTTGTTGATGAAGTTGACGATGACAATGCCGAAGACCTCAGAAGAAGAAATAGGAAGGTGAAACTGGAGAAGTATACCGTGGAGAAGGTCTTGAGGTAG
- the LOC125508132 gene encoding uncharacterized protein LOC125508132 isoform X2: protein MEATAASTRPLFLLAPSPPLVSTVRLALGVGRRRFVAAGARKKRGRQDGEAGEERVDAHSFNPKAGEVTGPFPEAVLLRKKKVKEDGEALPEFADTEEEKLYELLNIQLESGLNLQRMRHYEVVYLIHEDRVEEVEDVVSKVQDFIREKKGRIWRVNNWGLRRLAYKIKKATHANYILMNFEIQAQSINEFKTLLDKDERIIRHLVMKRDEAITEDCPPPPEFHAMRSQQLDDEYIDEEYGRVDDGDDEAELESSGNVDDDVEDGDEPEIILVDEVDDDNAEDLRRRNRKVKLEKYTVEKVLR, encoded by the exons ATGGAGGCCACCGCCGCGTCGACGCGGCCTCTCTTCCTCCTGGCGCCTTCGCCGCCGCTGGTCAGCACGGTGCGGCTCGCCCTTGGCGTGGGGAGGCGCCGGTTCGTGGCCGCGGGGGCCAGGAAGAAGAGGGGGCGGCAGGACGGGGAGGCGGGGGAGGAGAGGGTGGACGCGCACAGCTTCAACCCCAAGGCCGGCGAGGTCACCGGGCCGTTCCCCGAGGCCGTGCTTCTCAGAAAG AAAAAGGTGAAAGAGGACGGTGAAGCTTTGCCAGAATTCGCGGACACCGAAGAAG AAAAGCTATACGAGCTTCTTAACATTCAGCTAGAGAGTGGTTTAAATCTGCAAAGAA TGCGACACTATGAAGTTGTTTACCTCATTCACGAGGACCGCGTGGAAGAAGTTGAAGACGTTGTATCAAAAGTACAAG ACTTTATCAGAGAGAAGAAAGGAAGGATTTGGAGGGTGAACAACTGGGGACTGCGCAGACTTGCTTACAAGATAAAGAAAGCAACACATGCCAACTACATCCTAATGAACTTTGAGATACAGGCACAATCCATAAACGAGTTCAAGACTCTGCTAGATAAGGATGAAAGAATCATTAGACACCTTGTGATGAAACGAGATGAGGCGATTACTGAAGATTGCCCTCCTCCACCAGAGTTCCATGCTATGCGATCTCAACAGTTGGATGACGAGTATATTGATGAGGAATATGGGAGGGTGGACGATGGGGATGATGAGGCTGAACTAGAGTCTTCTGGCAATGTTGACGATGACGTTGAAGATGGCGATGAACCTGAAATCATTCTTGTTGATGAAGTTGACGATGACAATGCCGAAGACCTCAGAAGAAGAAATAGGAAGGTGAAACTGGAGAAGTATACCGTGGAGAAGGTCTTGAGGTAG
- the LOC125508131 gene encoding rhodanese-like domain-containing protein 6 encodes MDAKAALPPTSTQEQQKQEEGGGGDGSYGVLLYYKYADVPDAPALAALYESRCRALALVGRVRVGPDGVNATLGGRMAALEKHIEEMSSNSLFDGTDFKLASCEDPIDERVARECGFTSLSVRLVKELVTLCSNPSLTTPDISFAGRHLSAAEFHSVLQTVGTGSDTEAPAGQNDVVVLDARNLYETRIGKFHVPNVETLHPEIRQYSDLPLWIDEHTEKLRGKSIMMYCTGGIRCEMASAYIRSKGEGFENVFQLYGGIQRYLEQYPDGGYFDGKNFVFDHRISVGSNKDNILGTCLICGSTYDDYSSRCRCSNCRMLVLVCSTCQDSNKEYVCELCLKNGKQCCEISVKQDCQAESELSEPSDIGKLSISNKISTSKAPGSNGSEQLKKLRILCLHGFRQNSSNFKGRTSSLAKKLKHIAELVFIDAPHELSFVYRPHPDVCSDKPSPPSGTAKTKSAWLVSPNMSCHTMQDWKVADAPFDPLQYQEQTDGFKESYAYLESIIAQDGNFDGVLGFSQGAAMAALLCRQQQKTCGSPKFRFGIFCSGYPAPVGDFDREPIRLPSLHCFGGGEGHDRQIASRASTELAGMFEEGRCTIVEHDMGHIIPTRPPYIDRMKEFLCNFI; translated from the exons ATGGACGCGAAGGCGGCGCTGCCGCCGACGTCGACTCAGGAGCAGCAGAAGCAGGAGGAAGGAGGCGGTGGAGACGGAAGCTACGGCGTGCTCCTGTACTACAAGTACGCCGATGTCCCCGACGCCCCCGCGCTCGCGGCCTTATACGAGTCCCGCTGCCGCGCTCTCGCGCTCGTCGGCCGCGTCCGCGTCGGCCCCGACGGCGTCAATGCCACG CTCGGGGGAAGAATGGCGGCGCTGGAGAAGCACATCGAGGAGATGAGCTCGAACAGCCTGTTCGACGGGACCGACTTCAAGCTGGCCTCCTGCGAGGACCCTATCGACGAGAGGGTCGCCAGGGAGTGCGGCTTCACGTCACTCTCGGTTCGGCTCGTcaag GAGCTGGTTACGCTTTGTTCCAACCCATCACTGACAACGCCCGATATCTCATTCGCCGGGAGGCATTTGTCAGCGGCTGAGTTCCACTCGGTGCTTCAGACTGTGG GAACTGGTTCGGATACTGAGGCGCCTGCGGGGCAGAATGATGTGGTTGTTTTGGATGCAAGGAATCTGTATGAGACGCGGATCGGCAAGTTTCATGTACCAAATGTGGAGACGCTGCATCCTGAGATCAGACAATACAGTGACTTGCCATTGTGGATAGATGAGCATACTGAGAAGCTACGTGGTAAATCAATTATGAT GTACTGCACAGGAGGTATACGGTGTGAGATGGCCTCAGCTTATATCCGCTCCAAAGGTGAAGGCTTTGAGAATGTTTTTCAA TTATACGGTGGCATTCAAAGATATTTGGAGCAATATCCCGATGGTGGCTATTTTGATGGAAAGAATTTTGTATTCGACCATAG AATCTCTGTGGGAAGCAATAAAGATAACATACTTGGAACTTGTTTGATATGTGGATCTACCTATGATGACTATTCCTCTCGGTGTCGTTGCAGCAATTGCAGAATGTTGGTCTTAGTGTGCTCCACATGTCAG GATTCTAATAAGGAGTATGTATGTGAACTATGTCTAAAGAATGGAAAACAGTGCTGTGAAATATCTGTAAAGCAAGACTGCCAAGCAGAGTCAGAGCTATCTGAACCTTCTGACATTGGAAAGCTATCCATAAGCAACAAAATTTCAACCTCTAAAGCTCCTGGGAGTAATG GTAGTGAGCAGCTGAAGAAGTTGAGGATTCTCTGCTTGCACGGCTTCCGTCAGAACTCTTCAAACTTTAAGGGAAGAACATCATCACTTGCGAAGAAGCTGAAACACATCGCGGAGCTTGTCTTTATAGACGCTCCACACGAGCTTTCATTTGTATACCGACCACATCCAGATGTCTGCTCCGACAAACCCTCACCTCCATCTGGCACAGCAAAAACAAAATCCGCATGGCTAGTTTCTCCGAACATGAGCTGCCACACCATGCAAGATTGGAAGGTTGCAGATGCACCGTTTGACCCCCTTCAGTACCAGGAACAAACAGACGGGTTCAAGGAATCATATGCATACCTTGAAAGTATAATTGCTCAGGACGGCAACTTTGATGGCGTTCTCGGTTTCTCCCAGGGTGCAGCAATGGCTGCCTTACTGTGCAGGCAGCAGCAGAAGACTTGCGGATCTCCAAAGTTCAGGTTTGGGATATTCTGCTCTGGATATCCAGCACCTGTTGGCGATTTTGACAGAGAGCCAATCAGGCTCCCCTCGCTCCATTGCTTCGGTGGCGGTGAAGGTCATGACAGGCAGATTGCAAGCAGGGCAAGCACTGAACTTGCTGGCATGTTTGAGGAGGGCCGGTGCACCATCGTTGAGCATGACATGGGGCATATCATTCCTACCCGGCCACCCTACATCGATCGGATGAAAGAGTTCCTATGCAATTTCATATGA